The Ignavibacteriales bacterium genomic sequence GATCAAGAGATAATTGAAAACATATTTGAGTTTAATGATCTTAAAGCAGATGAAGTTATGATTCCACGAACTGAAATGGTTGCAATAAATCTAATTGAAGAAGATGAAAAAAATATAGCATCGATAATAAAAACAGGTCATACATTGGTCCCAGTATTTGAAAATTCTTTAGACAATATTATTGGGATACTTCATACAAAAGATGTGATGAAATCTATAATTGAAAAGAAAAAATATTCTCTAAAACAACTTCTTCGTCCTGCATATTTTGCCCCTGAAACAAAACTAATTTCAGAAATATTAAAAGATATGCAGAAGCAAGGTGAGCGAATTGCCATTGTTACTGATGAATATGGAGGTACAGAGGGCGTGATAACGATGGAAGATATTCTGGAAGAAATAGTTGGCGAGATTAAAGACAAAACTAAAAGCGAAGTTCAGGATTACAGCGTTTCGCCAGAAGGAAAATTTTATATACTTGGTTCTATGGTTATTGATGATTTTAATGAAACATTTAATATTCAATTAGAAGAATCAGATGAATATAATACGGTTGCAGGTTTTGTTGCATATAAGACTGGAAAAATTTTAAATCCAGGAGAAAAATTTGATTTTAAGAATTTAACTTTTGAGCTAATAAAAAGATTCGTCAGAAAATGGTCCAATTCAAAATTTTTGATGAAAAGGGGACTTTTGGTATTAAAACATCAGATCAATAAAATCTTTCAAAAAAATTGCAAAGAAATTGAATAAATACTATTTTTGGCTCACAAAATTTGAAACGCTGGCATAGCTCAATTGGTAGAGCAGCTGATTTGTAATCAGCAGGTTGCGGGTTCGAGTCCCATTGCCAGCTCAAGAAACCTCGAAAATGAAAGATTTTCGGGGTTTTTTTATTTCTGAGAAAAATGAATTTCGGTAGTATTTAATGAAATTGACCTCAATTGACCTACCTTTTTGACCCTTACTATGGCAAACACTATGGCTCTTTTCAATGATCGAAACCACTGAAACGAGACAGAAACTTTCCAATATTAACTAGATTCTTAATATTTTATTTGAGATGGATTACCATTTCAAATTTAGACTATGGCTTTACTATGGCTCTCAACCATAATTATGTCATTTTGATTATTTTTCACATTCTATTTTCAGATTCTCGAACGTAAATTTTGAGTGTTATTTGTGCCTGTAATATAGCTTGGGAGAGTCAGGGACTGTTTTCACCTTCCGAAAAACTTCATTGTTAGCTCAAAATAGCATTTATTTTAAAAAGAGGAACCATTTTGGTACCAGCTTAATATTATTGGCAGAAACAAAGAGCAATACTAATCAGTGAATATATTTTAATCGCTTTATAATTATAAATAACCATCCTTCCATTTAAAACTTTCTTTACCGATCTTTGCAATACACTAATGGGTATAACAGTGGAGATCCTAGGATTAGAAAAAAAATATTCAGAACTTGTAATCTTCCTTGAAGCACCTTCCTCCAAGCGAACTAAATTATTAAGAATTTCAGAATTCTTTAGTTTAGTGCTTTCCAGTTCTAATCTTAATTTAACAGAAGCATACCTTTCCGATCATTTCGCAGAATATCTTTCGTTAATTAAAACCATCAAGATCAGAGGGCTTAACCTGGATGATTTAACTTTTATTCGGGACCAGTTTATAAAAGTATGTGAATTGGATTTTTTAACCAACTATAAATCTGACATGGCAGAAGCTCTTATAATTTTAAAGAAAAAATATGAATTAATGTGTTCCTGGTTAGATGGAAGTAATGAAGATATTTCAAGAAGCATTATTTATTTCCCGGTGCTTGAAAAAAATATTAAAGAGAAGTTACTTGGATTTTTAGAAATATTAAAAGTTCAGGTTATCGATGGAGAGAATCAATTTAATATTGAACCGGCTGAATCAGAAAATGATACTCAATTACAAAATCAATTGCATTTATGCTGGGATAATGCAATTGAGTATTGCAAAAACACATCAAGAAAATCAAAGAATCACACACTGTTGAACTAAGATGTGAGAATAAACTTGGGGTATACGTCGGTAATTCACTGGGCACAGCATTAACTCTTGCATTTATTGAAGCAATACTTAAACATTACAATTCAAAAACCATAGTTAACATTAATGGCTGTATTGCGGTTACCGGGGGAATTGATAAAAATTCTAAAATAATATCAACAAGTAAATCAATTATAGATACCAAAGTTGAATTCGTTTTCTTTTCAGACGCGCAGATATTTTGTGTTCCGAAAGTTGATGAGATATGGGCAGAAGATAAACTTGCTCAACTTATTGTAAAATATCCAAATAGAAAATTAAAAATCATTGGATTAACTGACCTTGAAGATTTATTAAGCAGAAGGAACATTGTTGATATTCATAAAAGAAATATCATTGAGCGATTTGTATTATATGCTTACAAAAAATGGAAAAGTATTCTGTTAGCGATGGTACTTACGGTAGTTTTTATTTTTTGTTTGCATTAGATTTTGATAATAATCCAGCAATGTTTCATCAAGAAGGAAATCTCCTAAGTGTCCAGAATCGAAATGGTAAAGACTTGTGGTCGATACACTTAAATTTTGATCAAAGAGATGG encodes the following:
- a CDS encoding HlyC/CorC family transporter, which encodes MELLFVFVMILFANFLLAAAEIALAAFGETKIDELKENSDKYVPYFEKLNENQEQVYSSIHLAFTFLTVLTSIIGYFLFSNWIYPSLLSLLNLSSIYSIGISILTTTILVTLSILVFNVLVPKAIAYRYSDFIGKRSIKIVLLLSSTLKFVTEAITALSNIILLPFKEKINFSQERPSEDEILDIISDGVKSGTIDEADQEIIENIFEFNDLKADEVMIPRTEMVAINLIEEDEKNIASIIKTGHTLVPVFENSLDNIIGILHTKDVMKSIIEKKKYSLKQLLRPAYFAPETKLISEILKDMQKQGERIAIVTDEYGGTEGVITMEDILEEIVGEIKDKTKSEVQDYSVSPEGKFYILGSMVIDDFNETFNIQLEESDEYNTVAGFVAYKTGKILNPGEKFDFKNLTFELIKRFVRKWSNSKFLMKRGLLVLKHQINKIFQKNCKEIE